From Diaminobutyricibacter sp. McL0608, one genomic window encodes:
- a CDS encoding SHOCT domain-containing protein produces MFTSLAAVHAAVVCATPWVGFGFPWFFFLIPLFWIGIFFLIFGLVGRRWRRAAAAGYGPGRGWNSGTRAAEQTLSERYAQGDIDETEYRARLEVLRSNRQNGN; encoded by the coding sequence ATGTTCACATCCCTCGCCGCCGTTCACGCGGCCGTCGTCTGCGCGACACCATGGGTCGGGTTCGGGTTCCCCTGGTTCTTCTTCCTCATCCCGCTGTTCTGGATCGGCATCTTCTTCCTGATCTTCGGGCTCGTCGGCCGCCGGTGGCGCCGCGCGGCCGCAGCCGGCTACGGACCGGGCCGCGGCTGGAACTCGGGCACGCGGGCGGCCGAGCAGACCCTCTCGGAGCGGTACGCCCAGGGCGACATCGACGAGACCGAATACCGGGCGCGCCTCGAGGTCCTGAGGTCGAACCGCCAGAACGGCAACTGA
- a CDS encoding dipeptide/oligopeptide/nickel ABC transporter ATP-binding protein, with product MSPIPAIVVSDLSVEYPARGPSAAHVALRGVSLRVEPGEILGVLGETGSGKSTLARILSGRGVPQRATDPGPRITGGDATVLGHSLRRARKRDIAEITFHIGFLEQEAANTLEPTLTVAENVALPIFERDHGYSRRAAGERAATMLDTVHLPLSVLGKYPYELSSGQRQRVALARALVLGPSVLVADEPTAGIDATVRDAVIDLLGQLREHRGFSAIIISHDLAVLRRVTTNSAVLHEGRVVGYGPIDDVLAAPEHPFVSGLATALNPPQKRTERRPQKPGGGRTRTMEGQA from the coding sequence GTGAGTCCCATTCCCGCGATCGTTGTCAGCGACCTGTCGGTCGAGTATCCCGCCCGCGGGCCGAGTGCAGCGCATGTCGCGCTCCGTGGCGTCAGCCTGCGGGTGGAGCCGGGAGAGATCCTGGGTGTCCTGGGCGAGACCGGGTCGGGCAAGTCGACGCTCGCTCGAATCCTGTCGGGTCGGGGTGTCCCGCAGCGCGCGACGGACCCCGGTCCCAGGATCACTGGCGGGGATGCGACGGTGCTGGGCCATTCGCTCCGGCGTGCGCGAAAACGGGACATCGCCGAGATCACGTTCCACATCGGGTTCCTCGAACAGGAGGCGGCGAACACGCTCGAGCCGACGCTGACCGTCGCCGAGAACGTCGCCCTGCCGATCTTCGAACGCGACCACGGCTACAGCCGGCGCGCAGCAGGGGAGCGTGCGGCGACCATGCTCGACACGGTCCATCTGCCGCTCAGCGTGCTCGGCAAGTACCCGTACGAGCTGAGTTCCGGGCAGCGGCAGCGGGTGGCGCTCGCCCGTGCTCTCGTCCTCGGGCCCTCGGTGCTGGTGGCCGACGAGCCGACGGCCGGCATCGATGCGACGGTGCGCGACGCCGTCATCGACCTCCTCGGCCAGCTCCGCGAGCACCGCGGGTTCTCGGCGATCATCATCAGCCACGACCTCGCGGTCCTGCGGCGCGTGACGACCAATTCGGCCGTGCTGCACGAAGGGCGCGTCGTCGGCTACGGGCCGATCGACGACGTTCTGGCCGCACCGGAGCATCCGTTCGTCAGCGGTCTTGCGACTGCACTCAATCCACCCCAGAAACGCACGGAACGTCGTCCGCAGAAGCCGGGCGGCGGGCGCACCAGAACGATGGAAGGTCAGGCATGA
- a CDS encoding sensor histidine kinase, producing MFGPSNGWSVIVAIVALVAAVVFLVLWLLARSAGRRRNDERSESEWTRIDRELELAEQAGRMRIIRELQDVAIQAVARLVTQAEGIRYAADSDPSAAARSAGSLETHARDALADMRRVQSVVREGEAVSVPQPSLHSARDLFRVMREAGLQVTFTESGDRFELRPGAELAVFRILQGTLENALKHGGAGTDVRVAFGWTGDGLQVTVDDDGIRAAARRAGLDAEQVSEATQYTIDDDLKALTESISGAGITEMRERAELFGGILSARTVPGVGFSVSVVFPALRFHNGVHGVNLSR from the coding sequence ATGTTCGGCCCATCGAACGGCTGGTCCGTGATCGTCGCGATCGTCGCGCTGGTCGCGGCCGTCGTGTTCCTGGTGCTGTGGCTTCTGGCAAGATCCGCAGGACGCAGGCGAAACGACGAGCGGTCGGAGTCCGAGTGGACCCGCATCGATCGCGAACTCGAACTCGCCGAACAGGCGGGACGGATGCGCATCATCCGCGAGCTTCAGGATGTGGCCATCCAGGCGGTCGCTCGCCTCGTCACCCAGGCCGAGGGCATCCGTTACGCCGCCGACTCCGACCCGTCGGCGGCCGCCCGATCGGCTGGATCGCTCGAGACCCACGCCCGGGATGCGCTGGCGGACATGCGTCGCGTGCAGTCGGTGGTGCGGGAAGGCGAAGCCGTCTCGGTCCCGCAGCCCAGCCTCCACTCGGCGCGCGACCTTTTCCGCGTGATGCGCGAGGCCGGCCTCCAGGTCACCTTCACCGAGTCAGGCGACCGCTTCGAGTTGCGGCCGGGCGCTGAGCTCGCTGTGTTCCGCATCCTTCAGGGAACGCTCGAGAACGCACTCAAGCACGGCGGGGCCGGCACGGATGTGCGGGTCGCCTTCGGCTGGACCGGTGACGGTCTGCAGGTCACGGTCGACGATGACGGTATCCGGGCGGCGGCGCGGCGTGCGGGGCTCGACGCCGAGCAGGTGTCCGAGGCGACGCAGTACACGATCGACGACGACCTGAAAGCGCTCACCGAGTCGATCTCCGGCGCGGGCATCACCGAGATGAGGGAACGCGCCGAGCTGTTCGGCGGCATCCTGAGCGCCCGGACCGTTCCGGGAGTCGGGTTCTCGGTGTCGGTCGTGTTCCCCGCCCTGCGCTTCCACAACGGTGTCCACGGAGTGAACCTGTCGCGCTGA
- a CDS encoding response regulator transcription factor: MIRVLLADDQHLVRAGFHALLDAEPDIDVVAEASTGREAVQQAQEFRPDVVLMDIRMPDGDGLWATEQIVGDPVLASTHIVIVTTFELDEYVAQAIRAGASGFLVKDTEPVDLIRAVRVAAAGDALLSPGVTRRLLERVAGGLKPVPETTALDSLTDREREVLALVGRGLTNTEIGAELFLSPLTAKTHVSRIMTKLDARDRVHLVVVAYETGLVQPGWQ; the protein is encoded by the coding sequence GTGATCCGCGTACTGCTCGCCGACGACCAGCATCTGGTGCGCGCGGGCTTCCATGCGCTGCTCGACGCGGAGCCGGACATCGACGTCGTCGCGGAGGCGTCGACAGGGCGTGAGGCCGTTCAGCAGGCGCAGGAGTTCCGCCCGGATGTCGTCCTCATGGACATCCGGATGCCCGACGGCGACGGCCTGTGGGCGACGGAGCAGATCGTGGGCGACCCCGTACTCGCGTCGACCCACATCGTCATCGTGACCACCTTCGAACTCGACGAGTACGTCGCCCAGGCGATCCGCGCAGGTGCCAGCGGCTTCCTCGTGAAGGACACCGAGCCCGTCGATCTGATCCGTGCGGTCCGGGTGGCAGCGGCCGGGGATGCCCTGCTCTCCCCGGGCGTGACGAGGCGCCTGCTCGAACGCGTGGCCGGCGGTCTCAAACCCGTGCCGGAGACGACTGCGCTCGACAGCCTGACCGACCGGGAGCGCGAGGTGCTCGCCCTGGTCGGCCGCGGTCTGACGAACACAGAGATCGGCGCGGAGCTGTTCCTCAGCCCGCTGACGGCCAAAACGCACGTCTCCCGGATCATGACCAAACTGGATGCCCGCGATCGCGTCCACCTCGTCGTGGTCGCTTACGAGACCGGCCTGGTTCAGCCGGGCTGGCAGTAG
- a CDS encoding multidrug DMT transporter permease, whose product MTVDLADAVGQLALEPKQFLGIPIALIGACFLSVGAQLQHHGVAKVEASTPDMAGGGLSGRQLLLLLRRPSWVIGTLMLGLAIVFQLVSLFLSPLIVVQPLGAVALVITAILNARVSHVKLNRSSIIAICLCVGGVGAFVLLAAFFARELPVTDRDLILILIILAIVLVVFALLFVFLRARFKALMYIVGAGVLYGFVATLAKVVIARLVQRDFDGLLVLCIVALLAAAALGAYFVQNAYSAGPPDLVIAGLTVIDPVVAVTIGIVILGEASLAPLWVGIGFVLTGAVAIYGVFLLAKYHPQAVDATPTLEAVIAPATDTAAQSGLD is encoded by the coding sequence GTGACTGTGGACTTGGCGGATGCGGTGGGGCAGCTCGCCCTCGAACCCAAACAGTTCCTCGGCATCCCCATCGCACTCATCGGCGCGTGCTTCCTGTCGGTGGGAGCGCAGCTCCAGCACCACGGCGTCGCGAAGGTCGAAGCCAGCACGCCCGACATGGCGGGTGGCGGCCTCAGCGGGCGCCAGCTCCTTCTTCTGCTTCGGCGTCCGTCCTGGGTGATCGGCACCCTGATGCTCGGGCTGGCGATCGTCTTCCAGCTCGTGAGCCTGTTCCTGTCCCCGCTGATCGTCGTGCAGCCGCTCGGTGCCGTCGCGCTTGTGATCACCGCGATCCTGAACGCGCGCGTCAGCCACGTCAAGCTCAACCGCAGTTCGATCATCGCGATCTGTCTGTGCGTGGGCGGTGTCGGCGCCTTCGTGCTGCTGGCTGCGTTCTTCGCCCGCGAGCTGCCGGTCACCGACCGGGACCTCATCCTCATCCTGATCATCCTGGCGATCGTGCTGGTCGTCTTCGCGTTGCTGTTCGTCTTCCTTCGCGCGCGTTTCAAGGCGCTGATGTACATCGTCGGAGCCGGCGTGCTCTATGGTTTCGTCGCCACCCTGGCAAAGGTCGTGATCGCCCGTCTCGTGCAACGCGACTTCGACGGTCTGCTCGTCCTGTGCATCGTCGCTCTGCTCGCAGCGGCCGCCCTCGGCGCCTATTTCGTGCAGAACGCGTACTCAGCCGGGCCGCCCGACCTCGTCATCGCCGGCCTCACCGTGATCGACCCGGTGGTCGCGGTGACAATCGGAATAGTGATCCTCGGCGAGGCGTCCCTGGCGCCGCTGTGGGTCGGAATCGGGTTCGTCCTCACCGGGGCGGTCGCGATCTACGGGGTCTTCCTGCTCGCGAAATACCACCCGCAGGCCGTCGATGCGACGCCGACTCTGGAAGCCGTCATCGCGCCGGCTACCGACACTGCGGCCCAGTCCGGCTTAGACTGA
- a CDS encoding NAD(P)-dependent oxidoreductase produces MTPHPRTGQHRAVVADEGTVLPEDERPQPGPIAVLPRPGQLFVEAVAAGGGTVAELSDDTRGLIWLSYTAEAELREALKAHPGIGWVQLPYAGVDAFADVLAKESRDGLIWTSAKGAYAEPVAEHALALTLALLRVLPKRVVATSWSTVPEGRSLYGLNVVIIGAGGIALELMRLLEPFDADVTIVRRSAEPVVGASRTVQVDQLRDVLPDADVVVVAAALTGGTRQLIGATEFEAMKESAYLVNIARGGLVDTDALVDALAAAKIAGAGIDVTDPEPLPDGHPLWAEPRCLITPHSADTPEMTAPLLAERIRVNVEAFLGGGRFVGMVDPAAGY; encoded by the coding sequence ATGACACCGCACCCCAGGACCGGGCAGCATCGCGCCGTCGTGGCGGACGAGGGAACCGTTCTGCCGGAGGACGAGAGGCCGCAACCCGGGCCGATCGCCGTGCTCCCGCGACCAGGTCAGCTGTTCGTGGAGGCAGTGGCAGCGGGTGGCGGGACCGTCGCCGAGCTGTCCGACGACACACGCGGCCTGATCTGGCTCTCATACACGGCTGAAGCGGAGCTGCGTGAGGCGCTGAAGGCCCATCCGGGCATCGGATGGGTGCAGCTGCCGTATGCCGGCGTCGACGCGTTCGCGGACGTGCTGGCGAAAGAATCGCGCGATGGCCTGATCTGGACCAGCGCGAAGGGCGCGTACGCCGAGCCGGTCGCCGAACACGCCCTCGCCCTGACCCTCGCCCTTCTGCGCGTCCTGCCGAAGCGCGTGGTCGCGACCAGCTGGAGCACCGTGCCCGAGGGCAGGTCGCTGTACGGGCTGAATGTCGTCATCATCGGTGCCGGCGGTATCGCGCTGGAGCTCATGCGGCTGCTCGAACCGTTCGACGCGGACGTCACGATCGTCCGCCGGTCGGCGGAGCCTGTCGTGGGCGCAAGCCGTACGGTCCAGGTCGACCAGCTGCGAGACGTTCTTCCCGACGCAGACGTGGTGGTCGTCGCCGCCGCTCTGACAGGGGGCACGCGCCAGCTGATCGGCGCGACCGAGTTCGAGGCGATGAAAGAGTCCGCGTACCTGGTCAACATCGCGCGCGGCGGTCTCGTCGACACCGATGCGCTGGTGGATGCTCTCGCCGCTGCGAAGATCGCGGGCGCCGGCATCGATGTGACGGATCCGGAACCGCTCCCGGACGGACACCCGCTGTGGGCCGAACCACGCTGCCTGATCACGCCCCACTCTGCCGATACGCCGGAGATGACGGCTCCACTGCTGGCGGAGCGCATCCGCGTGAATGTGGAGGCCTTCCTCGGAGGAGGGCGCTTCGTCGGCATGGTCGACCCCGCCGCCGGCTACTGA
- the def gene encoding peptide deformylase, with product MAVLPIRISGEPVLHTPASPVTDFDDALRTLVDDMFETMDEAPGVGLAAPQVGVPLRLFVFGWTDDDDVLHRGVAINPVLWISPAPTGGPDEDADSEGCLSFPGERFPLVRSQSAILQAVDLDGAPFEIRADGWLARIFQHEFDHLDGVLYVDRLEHPHAKAATKASRRNSWGVPGLSWTPGVDHLED from the coding sequence ATGGCCGTCCTTCCGATCCGGATTTCCGGAGAACCCGTGCTCCACACGCCCGCCTCGCCTGTCACCGATTTCGACGATGCGCTCAGAACTCTCGTCGACGACATGTTCGAGACGATGGATGAGGCGCCCGGTGTCGGCCTGGCCGCCCCGCAGGTCGGCGTGCCACTTCGGCTCTTCGTGTTCGGCTGGACCGACGACGATGACGTGCTGCACCGTGGGGTCGCGATCAATCCGGTGCTCTGGATCAGCCCGGCCCCGACCGGCGGTCCCGACGAAGACGCCGATTCGGAAGGATGCCTCTCGTTTCCGGGCGAGCGCTTTCCCCTGGTCCGCTCGCAGAGCGCCATCCTGCAAGCGGTCGATCTCGACGGCGCACCGTTCGAGATCCGCGCGGACGGCTGGCTGGCGCGCATCTTCCAGCACGAGTTCGACCACCTCGACGGCGTGCTCTACGTCGATCGTCTCGAGCACCCGCACGCGAAGGCGGCCACCAAAGCATCCCGGCGTAACAGCTGGGGCGTCCCCGGCCTCAGCTGGACGCCCGGCGTCGACCACCTCGAGGACTGA
- a CDS encoding sensor histidine kinase codes for MPRSQPDESWSNHAGEQPRWGGPPGWQSTGPQGRQGRRPPGARWIPVIVSLIFQLPGIAIALHEWSSTALVVAMLVAFASSFLLLLARSQPGPVVVAIGALCMPAIALGAGPPFAAVPLAFAVVSAVVRGARTWAWGTVAGLAVLGPLTAYLVSGTTLALIRPLITALILSLLVGVGEALRNRRERYREVSRQVAARRVSAAEAERVRIARELHDVLAHSLSQISVQAGVGLHLFDTQPDKAKEALAAIKTTSGQALEEVRGVLGFLRTEGEQAARSPEPDLARIPILVATYTRAGLDVTYENALTSTPAPAVQLALYRIVQESLTNVGRHAQATTVRIHLGEEGRDYVLTVADDGRGVDSAADNEGGGMLGMRERAELLGGRFEATNLPGAGFLITASIPIRTLATPSDRGPR; via the coding sequence ATGCCACGCAGCCAGCCCGACGAGAGCTGGTCGAACCATGCCGGGGAGCAGCCCCGCTGGGGCGGGCCACCGGGCTGGCAAAGCACGGGGCCGCAGGGCCGGCAGGGCCGCAGGCCGCCCGGAGCGCGCTGGATCCCTGTCATCGTCTCGCTGATCTTCCAGCTCCCGGGCATCGCGATCGCCCTTCATGAATGGTCGAGCACGGCACTCGTCGTCGCGATGCTGGTCGCATTCGCATCCTCGTTCCTGCTGCTGTTGGCGCGATCGCAACCGGGTCCGGTCGTCGTCGCCATCGGCGCGTTGTGCATGCCGGCGATCGCGCTCGGCGCAGGTCCGCCCTTCGCTGCCGTTCCGCTGGCCTTCGCGGTGGTCAGCGCGGTCGTGCGCGGCGCGCGCACCTGGGCCTGGGGCACCGTTGCCGGGCTCGCTGTACTCGGGCCGCTCACCGCCTACCTGGTCTCAGGCACGACGCTCGCCCTCATCCGCCCGCTCATCACGGCGCTCATCCTCTCGCTCCTCGTCGGGGTCGGCGAGGCGTTGCGCAACCGTCGGGAACGCTATCGGGAGGTGTCGCGGCAGGTCGCGGCACGACGTGTGTCCGCAGCCGAGGCGGAGCGGGTGCGCATCGCCCGCGAACTCCACGACGTGCTCGCGCATTCGCTCTCGCAGATCAGCGTCCAGGCCGGCGTGGGGCTCCACCTGTTCGATACGCAGCCCGACAAGGCCAAAGAGGCGCTCGCGGCGATCAAGACGACCAGCGGACAGGCTCTCGAGGAGGTTCGCGGCGTGCTCGGCTTCCTGCGCACCGAGGGGGAGCAGGCGGCGCGTTCGCCGGAACCGGACCTGGCGCGCATCCCGATCCTCGTCGCGACCTACACGCGCGCAGGCCTCGACGTGACGTACGAGAACGCGCTGACTTCCACGCCGGCGCCTGCGGTCCAGCTCGCTCTCTATCGCATCGTGCAGGAGTCGCTCACCAATGTGGGCAGGCACGCGCAGGCGACGACCGTACGCATCCATCTGGGCGAGGAGGGCCGTGATTACGTGCTCACCGTCGCCGACGACGGGCGCGGTGTCGACAGTGCCGCCGATAACGAAGGCGGTGGGATGCTCGGGATGCGCGAGCGGGCCGAACTCCTCGGCGGTCGATTCGAGGCGACCAACCTGCCGGGCGCAGGTTTCCTGATCACCGCCAGTATCCCCATCCGCACGCTCGCCACGCCGTCCGACCGCGGGCCGCGGTGA